Within Candidatus Methylomirabilota bacterium, the genomic segment TTGAGGCCGTTCATCAGCGGCTCGGCGCAGAAGGTGCAGCCCTGGTGGCAGCCCCGCGAGGTCTGCACGAAGGTGCGGTTGACGTAGCGGTGCTTCTTGAGCAGATCGTACCGGGGCATCGACACGCCCACCATCGGGTGGAGCCGGTCCGCGCGGTAGACGCCGCGCACCTCGCCCCGCTCGAGGTCGTCCAGCAGCTTGGGGATCACCAGCTCGGCCTCGCCGATCACCACCGCGTCGGCGTGCTTGAGCGCCTCCTGGGGCATGAAGCTCGGGTGCACCCCGCCCATCACCACCGGGATGCCGCGCGCCCGGAATTGATCGGCGATCTCGTAGCCGCGGTTGACGTAGGCGGTCATCGCGGAGATGCCGACCAGGTCCGCCTTGAGATCGAAGTCCACCGTCTCGATGTTCTCGTCGGTCAGTACCACCTCGTAGCGATCGGTCGGGATCGTGGCCGCCACCGCGAGGAGGCCGGCGAGGGGCGAGTAGAGCGCGCGGTTCAGGTAGAGCGGCCGCGTGGTGATCGAGTCGGTCTTGGGATTGACGAGATGGATGATTCGGGTACGCAATGCGGCCTCTCCGTCAGGAGCCGGTTCGCACGAAGACGTTCTGCTCCGGGGCCGGGAAGCCGGCCTCCCCGAACGTCTCGCGGATCACGCGATTGGTGTCGAAGTACACCTGCCAGTAGTGCGCGTTGTCGCAGTAGGGGCGGACGGCCAGGGCCGGACCGAGCGGGTTGAACGAGAGGATCTCCACGTCCGGCTTGGGGTCGGCCTTCACGTCCGGGATCCGGGCGAGGCGGTCGCGCAGCAGCCGGATGGCCGCCGCGTGGTCCACCACGTTGTGCAATTGAGCCACGAGGTCGACCCGGCGATAGGGGTTGGCCGAGAAGTTCTGGATGGTCTCGGAGAAGAGCTTGTTGTTGCCCACGTAGGTGCGAACGTTGTCCAGCGTGTTCACGACGGTCACGAACAGGCCGATCTCCTCGACGGTGCCCACGATGCCGGCGGCGCCGATGAGGTCACCCACCTTGAACGGGCGCAGGATCAGCAGGAAGATGCCGGACGCGAGGTTCGCGAGCAGACCGCTCCACGCCGCGCCGATGGCCAGGCCGACCCCGGCCAGGAGCGCCGCGAAGCTGGTGGTCTCGATGCCGAAGAACCCCAGGATGGCGACGATCAGCACGATGTTCAGCAGCACCTTCACCGCGGTGCCGATGTAGGACGCCACCGTCTGGTCGAACGGGAACTTCAGGCTGCGCACCAGGAGCCGCGTGCCGAAGTCGATCAGCCGCCGGCCGATGATCCAGAGGATGAAGGCGCCGATCACCTTGAGGACGAAGTAGGTGAGGATCGGGATCGCGTTCTGGATCACGGCCTGGATGTTGTCCATGACGAGCGAGTCTCCCCTCGCGGCCGATCAGACGTTGCGGTAGACCGCGGCCTCGAACCCCGCGAAGAGGTCGAGCGCGGTCTCGTCGTAGAACGGCAGCAGCTGGGAGAGGAACACGCCGGACACGCCGCGGGTGCGGTCGATCCAGAAGTAGGTGTTGCCGAGGCCGGCCCAGGCCAGGGAGTTGCCCGCGCGCCCCGAGGGCACGTCCCGGGTGTTGATCAGGAAGCTGAGCCCCCACTTCTTGCTCATGCCGGGGAACCACTCCACGTCGTTCGACAGCGGCGGCATCGCGGTCTTCAGCACCTCGATCTCGAGCGGCCCGATGTGGCTCTGGGCCATGGTGTCGACCGTGGCCTTCTGGAGCACCTGCGCGCCGTTCAGGGTGCCGCCGCCCAGGATCATCCGGCAGAACTTGAGATAGTCGCCCGCGGTCCCGTAGAGCCCGCCGCCGCCCATGTGGAACTCGGGCTCCTCGGGCAGGCCGAACTCGATGGCGGTCAGCGAGCCGTCCGGATTGCGCTGGTGCATCGCGGACAGGCGCGTCTTCTGGGAGGCGGCCAGCTTGAAGGCGGTGTCCGTCATGCCGAGCGGGCCGATGATGTTGTCCTGCAGGTAGCGGTCCAGGCGCTGCCCGCTCGCGGCTTCGACCATCTTGCCCGCCCAGTCGATGTTGATGCCGTAGTCCCAGCGGTCGCCCGGATCGAAGAGCAGCGGGGTGCCGAGCGCGGCGTTGGTGCAGGAGGTGATGCCCGGCGTGCCGGTGACCTCCTGGAACTTGACGATCGACGGGCTCCAGATCTCGTAGCTGAAGCCGGCGGTGTGGGTGAGGAGGTGGCGCAGCGTGATCGGCCGCTTGGGCGCGCGCAGGCGCGGCTTGCCCGCGGCGTCGAAGCCCTCCAGCACCTTGGCGTCGCCCAGCGCCGGCACGACCTCTCCGGCGGGCCGCTCGAGGGAGAGCTTGCCGCGCTCCACCTGCTGCATGGCCGCCGCCGCGGTGATCGCCTTGGTCATCGAGGCGATCCACACCACGGTGTCGGTGGTCATCGGCGCGGGCTTGCCGATCTCGCGGTGGCCGAAGGCGGCCTCGTACAGCGGGCCGGTCGTGGTGGCCGCGGCGACCACGACGCCGGGGATCTTCTTGGTTTGAACGGCCTGGTTGACGCTCGACTCGAGGCTCTTGAAGTCAGCCATGTTCAGCGCCTCCTTGCTGGTGGGCGGTTGCGACCGCAAGCTTCTCCGGGCGCCCCGACGCTACCCCCGGCCCGGCCGAAGATCAAGCGCTCAGGCGGACGGCGCCGACTCCCCCCCGCCGCCGCCCCCGCCACCGCGGCGGCGCCGCCTCCGCCGGCGTCGGCCTCGACGCGGTCCGCCCGGCGCGCTCGCGCCATTGCCCACGCCGACCTCGACCGGCGCGACATTGCCGTTCACGTCGTCCACCTCGGTGACCTCCTCGGCCTCCGCCACCGCGTCGGAGGTCGGCTCGGAGTCCTCGACGGTGTCGTCGCGGACGGGCGAACCGGCGGCGTCGGCCAGCGTGATCATGCCGGTGCGGCTCACCACCAGCTCGCGGATGCGTCGCAGGCGCGTGATCAGGCGCGGCGAGCCGGGCGGCCGGCTGAATCCGCGCTCCTTGAGCGCGCGGGCCAGCGTGTCGATCAGCACCGCGCCGTTGGGCGCGTCGTCGGCCAGCTCGCGCACCACGTCCACCAGCGCATCGTGCGGGGCGGTCTGCGCCCCCGCGTCCGCGGCCGGGGCGCGGGCTGGCTCCGCCGCCGGCTTCGCCGGCGCCGGGGGCGTCGGCCGCGGGCCGGCGTGGTCGCGTCCGTGCGGGGCGCGACCCCGGCCGCGGCGCCGTCCGCGGCCGCCGCGGCGGCCGCGCGCCTCGCGGGGGGCCGGCGCCTCGGCCGGCGCCTCCTCGCTGGCCGCCTGGCCGGTGAGGCCGCGGTAGGAGAGGCGTCGGTACTCGACGCCCAGCACCGCGGCCACGTCGCCCACCGCGTCGAAGGCGCGGTCGTCGGAGATGATCTCGACGAGATCGCCGGGCCGCGCGCTGCCGAGCCAGACGCCCGCGCTCACCGCGATGCGCAGGTCGCTCCAGTCGCGCACGCCGGTGGAGGGCGCGCTGTGCACGAGGTGGGCGCCGCGGCGGGCGAGCAGGCGCGCGCTGTCCGCGCCGATCACGCGCCAGTTGCCGACCGCGATCAGCTCGACCCGCCGGTCGCGGCGGTCGATCGCGAGATGGTCGAGGACGCGGCTGATGTGGTCGGCGCGGCTCGAGTTCTCGACGTCGACGAAGATCGCGCGCCGCGTGGACGGCAGCGGCGGCGGCGCGGCGGGAGCGCGGACACGGCCGGCGAAGCCGCGCTCCGGTGTGGCGATGGGTACCGCGGTCAGCGTCTCCCGCGCGGCGGCTTCCGGCGGGGGGGCGGCCGGCGTCTTGCGCTTTGCGGGGGCTCGAGCGGGCTTCTTCGCGGCCTTGCGGTTGCGGGCAGTGCGTTTGGTCTGTGCCATGGATGCTGAGCCTAGCACTTCCCTCCGCCCCGGTGCTCACGGGAAATCGTCAGGCTTGCGGGAGACCAGCAGTTCGCGGTCGAGCGCGCGTAGGCGCGCGCGACGGGCGCGGGCGTTGCTAGGCGAGGGCGCGGTCGAGGATCGCGCCCTCGACGCCGTCCATGCGCAGCCCGATCGTGGCCGCGACGGTCGGCGCCACGTCGCGGCTGCGGATGGCGCCGAGCGACACGCCGCGGCGGATGTCGGCGCCGGCGGCCAGGAAGAAGGCGGCGTTGTCGGCGTGGCCCGGGCGCTGCCCGTGGGTGCCCAGATACTTCGGCGGGCCGTGCTCGTCGTCGCCGTCGGCGGTGTCGCCGTAGGCGTAGCCCGGCGCGGCCTCGAACATCACGTCGGCCACGTGGTGGTGATCGGCGGGGCTGGGCAGCCCGAGGCCGCCGTACTCGGCGGCGGGCCACATCCCGCTCACGCCCTCGAGGCGCGCGATCTCCCGCGCCAGCTGCTCGACCGCGGAGGCGTCGGCGTCCAGCCGGTAGAGCGCGCCCGCTCCGTGGTTCATCACGAAGCACGCCTCGCGCTGCGCGCCCAGCTTGCGGAGGCGCACGTTGGGCCGGATCTCCCGGCGCGAGGGCAGGAAGCCGTGGTCGGACACGATGAACGCGGTGGTCTCGTAGAGCCGCGGGTCGCCGAGGCTCTCGAGGAAGCGGCCGATGAGCCCGTCCACGTACTCGATCGCCCAGTAGGCCTCGGGGCTGCGCGGGCCGTGCAGGTGCTGGAGGCTGTCGACGCAGAGGAAGTGCATCAGCAGCAGGTCCGGGGCGTGGCGGCGGGTCACGTGGGCCGCGACGCTGCCCACCATCTCGTCCTTGTAGAGGCGCTGGGGCAGGAGCGCCCACTCGCCCTGGCGGTGCATCGGGTAGCCCAGGGCGGTCAGCTCGTCCCACACCGCCCGCGCGGTCTGGGTCTCGAACACGCGCTGGTCCTTGAAGAAGGGCAGGTTGAAGTCCAGCGTGGGCGCGTGGCGGGTGGCCGGCCAGTCGATGGCCGCGGTGCGCAGCCCGGCGCGGTGGGCGACGTCGTAGACCGTCGGCGCGCGCAGCAGCGCGGGCGCGTCGTAGATCGGGTCGCCGGTCAGATCCTCGGCGACGCGCGTCGTCCGGTTGAGGATATGGTTGGCGACCACGCCGTGCCGGCTCGGGCTCACGCCGGTGACCAGGCTCACGTGGGTCGGCCAGGTGGTGGTTGGGAACACCGCCTCCATCGAGTCGGCGACCGCGCCCCGCTCGGCCAGGCGGCGCAGGTGCGGCATGCGCGCGTGCGGGTCGCGCCAGTAGAACGCCGCGAAGCCGTCGATGCTGATGACGACGACGCGGCGGGCCATCGGGCGGGGTCCCGCCTCGCGCTAGGCGCGGGCGGCCGCGCGGGCGCGGGCGCGGTAGGTGTCGAGGTTGCCGCCGGACTTGAGCTTGCCGGGCAGGGGATGGCCCACGACCTGCTCGGCGAGCCGTCCGGCCGCGATCATCGCGTCGAGATCGATGCCGGTCTCCACGCCCAGCTCCTGGCAGAGGAAGACCAGATCCTCGGTGGTGACGTTGCCGGCGGCGCCCTTGTGGGCCGCGAACGGGCAGCCGCCCATGCCGGCCACCGCGCTGTCGAAGCGATCGACGCCCATCTCCAGCGCGGCCACCACGTTGGCGATGGCCAGCGCGCGCGTGTCGTGCAGATGGAGCTTCACCGGCACCGCGGGCCACCGGTCGCGCACCGCGCCGACCAGCCGCTTGATCTGCCGCGGGTTGGCCCAGCCCATCGTGTCGGCCAGCCCGATCCCGCCCAGGCGCGACCCGGCCTCCGCCGCGCGTGACTCGACCGTCTCCAGCACCGAGAGCACGCGCTCCGTCGGCACGTCGCCCTCGTAGTTGCA encodes:
- a CDS encoding ectonucleotide pyrophosphatase/phosphodiesterase; translated protein: MARRVVVISIDGFAAFYWRDPHARMPHLRRLAERGAVADSMEAVFPTTTWPTHVSLVTGVSPSRHGVVANHILNRTTRVAEDLTGDPIYDAPALLRAPTVYDVAHRAGLRTAAIDWPATRHAPTLDFNLPFFKDQRVFETQTARAVWDELTALGYPMHRQGEWALLPQRLYKDEMVGSVAAHVTRRHAPDLLLMHFLCVDSLQHLHGPRSPEAYWAIEYVDGLIGRFLESLGDPRLYETTAFIVSDHGFLPSRREIRPNVRLRKLGAQREACFVMNHGAGALYRLDADASAVEQLAREIARLEGVSGMWPAAEYGGLGLPSPADHHHVADVMFEAAPGYAYGDTADGDDEHGPPKYLGTHGQRPGHADNAAFFLAAGADIRRGVSLGAIRSRDVAPTVAATIGLRMDGVEGAILDRALA
- a CDS encoding hydroxymethylglutaryl-CoA lyase — encoded protein: MPARVTIKEVGPREGFQFEKGPITLEQKIGLVDALSGTGLRTIEFTSFVSPKWVPQMADAEQMVAGITRAPGVAYEAIWLNEAGLARAAALRESLALRPMFGVAASDEFMRKNTNRTVDEKIAELPGWAARYQALGMDWIDASVMAAFGCNYEGDVPTERVLSVLETVESRAAEAGSRLGGIGLADTMGWANPRQIKRLVGAVRDRWPAVPVKLHLHDTRALAIANVVAALEMGVDRFDSAVAGMGGCPFAAHKGAAGNVTTEDLVFLCQELGVETGIDLDAMIAAGRLAEQVVGHPLPGKLKSGGNLDTYRARARAAARA
- a CDS encoding serine hydrolase domain-containing protein; the protein is MADFKSLESSVNQAVQTKKIPGVVVAAATTTGPLYEAAFGHREIGKPAPMTTDTVVWIASMTKAITAAAAMQQVERGKLSLERPAGEVVPALGDAKVLEGFDAAGKPRLRAPKRPITLRHLLTHTAGFSYEIWSPSIVKFQEVTGTPGITSCTNAALGTPLLFDPGDRWDYGINIDWAGKMVEAASGQRLDRYLQDNIIGPLGMTDTAFKLAASQKTRLSAMHQRNPDGSLTAIEFGLPEEPEFHMGGGGLYGTAGDYLKFCRMILGGGTLNGAQVLQKATVDTMAQSHIGPLEIEVLKTAMPPLSNDVEWFPGMSKKWGLSFLINTRDVPSGRAGNSLAWAGLGNTYFWIDRTRGVSGVFLSQLLPFYDETALDLFAGFEAAVYRNV
- a CDS encoding mechanosensitive ion channel family protein, coding for MDNIQAVIQNAIPILTYFVLKVIGAFILWIIGRRLIDFGTRLLVRSLKFPFDQTVASYIGTAVKVLLNIVLIVAILGFFGIETTSFAALLAGVGLAIGAAWSGLLANLASGIFLLILRPFKVGDLIGAAGIVGTVEEIGLFVTVVNTLDNVRTYVGNNKLFSETIQNFSANPYRRVDLVAQLHNVVDHAAAIRLLRDRLARIPDVKADPKPDVEILSFNPLGPALAVRPYCDNAHYWQVYFDTNRVIRETFGEAGFPAPEQNVFVRTGS